One Staphylococcus ratti DNA segment encodes these proteins:
- the fni gene encoding type 2 isopentenyl-diphosphate Delta-isomerase translates to MENQREIRKNEHVKLALAQNTAPMSDFDRIHFVHHAIPNINKDEVSLLSTFSDFKLTKALYINAMTGGSNWTLEINQKLARIAKEVGVPMAVGSMHAALNNKEVMPSYKVVRQENPDGVIWANVSADASLEEAKCAVDMIKANALQIHVNAPQELVMPEGSRKFKHWQQVISEIVQGIDVPVIVKEVGFGMSYETIVDLIHCGVAYVDVSGKGGTNFASIENERRQHKDMSYMQDWGQSTAVSLLEARNLNTRIHILASGGIRHPLDAIKALRLGAEGVGMSRNVLQVVQEDGVDAAIDYLNAFHEQMQKIMTLLSVKDITSLRQSPIVIDEYLKSWIQQRQLY, encoded by the coding sequence ATGGAGAATCAAAGAGAAATAAGAAAAAATGAACATGTTAAGCTGGCCTTAGCTCAAAACACTGCACCCATGTCAGATTTCGATCGAATTCATTTTGTTCATCATGCCATTCCGAATATTAATAAAGATGAAGTGTCTCTTCTGTCTACGTTTTCAGATTTTAAATTAACGAAGGCGCTTTATATTAATGCGATGACAGGTGGTTCAAATTGGACTTTAGAGATTAACCAAAAGCTAGCACGCATTGCAAAAGAAGTCGGAGTTCCAATGGCTGTTGGTAGTATGCACGCTGCATTGAATAATAAAGAGGTTATGCCTTCATATAAAGTAGTAAGACAAGAAAATCCAGATGGTGTGATTTGGGCAAATGTTAGTGCAGACGCTTCACTTGAGGAAGCGAAATGCGCGGTCGATATGATAAAAGCGAACGCGCTTCAAATCCACGTTAATGCGCCACAAGAGCTCGTGATGCCAGAAGGTAGTCGCAAATTTAAACATTGGCAACAAGTGATTTCAGAAATTGTACAAGGGATAGATGTGCCAGTCATCGTTAAAGAAGTCGGTTTCGGGATGAGTTATGAGACCATTGTGGATTTGATACACTGCGGAGTTGCTTATGTCGATGTGAGTGGCAAAGGAGGGACTAACTTTGCCTCAATTGAAAATGAACGTCGACAACACAAGGACATGTCTTACATGCAAGACTGGGGACAGTCCACAGCAGTTTCCTTGTTAGAAGCGCGCAATTTAAATACGCGCATTCATATTTTAGCAAGCGGCGGTATTCGTCATCCTTTAGATGCGATTAAAGCGCTTAGGTTAGGTGCAGAAGGTGTTGGAATGTCTCGAAATGTACTACAAGTTGTACAAGAAGATGGTGTCGATGCAGCTATCGATTATTTAAATGCATTCCATGAACAAATGCAAAAAATCATGACATTATTAAGTGTTAAAGATATTACGTCATTGCGCCAGTCTCCTATTGTCATAGATGAATATCTTAAATCGTGGATTCAGCAACGTCAACTTTATTAA
- a CDS encoding GTP-binding protein has translation MQKIPVTVLSGYLGSGKTTLLNHILNQREGRRIAVIVNDMSEVNIDKALVAEGGGLSRTDEKLVELSNGCICCTLREDLLKEVEHLVQRGNIDHIVIESTGISEPVPVAQTFSYVDETLGIDLTKLCQLDTMVTVVDANRFIHDYQSGDLLLERNEAVGEDDERTVADLLIDQIEFCDVLILNKTDLVSEEELNRLEAMLRKLQPNAEIIRTVNAQVALEKVLNTGKFDFEKASQSAGWLQELEAGGHETHTPETEEYGISSFVYRRRLPFHAERFNEWLENMPESIVRAKGITWLAQYNHVACLVSQAGTAVDIHPVTFWVAAMPKAERAAILQEREDVRNDWDPEYGDRHTQFVVIGVDLDKEAIEKDLDECLLKHHEIDADWTQLKSPYEWEIVKQ, from the coding sequence ATGCAAAAAATACCAGTTACAGTTTTGAGTGGTTATCTCGGTTCGGGGAAAACGACATTATTAAATCACATATTAAATCAGCGTGAAGGACGACGTATTGCTGTTATTGTAAATGATATGAGCGAAGTAAATATTGACAAAGCGCTTGTTGCAGAAGGCGGGGGTTTATCACGTACAGACGAAAAGTTAGTGGAATTATCTAATGGGTGTATTTGTTGTACGTTACGCGAAGATTTGTTGAAAGAAGTGGAACATCTCGTACAAAGAGGGAATATTGATCATATCGTCATTGAATCAACAGGCATATCAGAGCCTGTCCCTGTTGCACAAACGTTTTCATATGTTGATGAAACATTAGGAATTGATTTAACGAAGCTATGCCAACTCGATACAATGGTTACAGTCGTTGATGCGAATCGGTTTATTCATGATTATCAATCTGGAGATTTATTGTTAGAGCGTAATGAAGCTGTAGGAGAAGATGATGAACGTACCGTGGCTGATTTATTAATTGATCAAATAGAATTTTGTGATGTGCTTATTCTAAATAAAACAGACCTTGTATCAGAAGAAGAACTCAATCGCCTCGAAGCAATGTTACGTAAATTACAACCTAATGCAGAGATTATTCGAACTGTTAATGCTCAAGTTGCGCTAGAAAAAGTATTGAATACAGGGAAATTTGATTTTGAAAAAGCGAGTCAATCAGCAGGATGGTTACAAGAATTGGAAGCAGGTGGCCATGAAACGCACACACCTGAAACCGAAGAATATGGCATTTCATCTTTTGTGTATCGTCGTCGTTTACCTTTTCATGCGGAACGTTTTAACGAGTGGTTAGAAAATATGCCTGAGTCCATTGTACGTGCTAAAGGTATTACATGGCTAGCACAATACAATCACGTCGCTTGTCTCGTTTCACAAGCTGGGACCGCAGTAGATATACATCCAGTAACGTTTTGGGTTGCGGCAATGCCGAAAGCAGAGCGTGCTGCTATTTTACAAGAACGAGAAGATGTACGTAATGATTGGGATCCTGAATATGGAGATCGTCATACACAGTTTGTAGTGATTGGTGTCGATTTAGATAAAGAAGCAATAGAAAAAGATTTAGATGAGTGTTTGTTAAAACATCATGAAATCGATGCAGATTGGACTCAATTAAAAAGTCCTTATGAATGGGAAATTGTGAAACAATAA
- a CDS encoding SLC13 family permease yields the protein MSNNLRSQKHYGALALLPLVVFLVIYVGVGLYFTVIGAEGAFDKLPRHVAIFIAIAIAWLAYDRQTPLIKKVRIFTENAGSSGIAELGLILLLAGAFASAASASGGQDALVNMGLSIIPASLLIPGIFAMSAFVATAMGTSTGTQAAFLPIGVAVAQSADLNVAAAAAAVIAGAYFGDNLSIISDTTIAATTGVGANMKDKFRANFMIALPAAIITFVIYAIVGGTGKITGDLSFNFFDILPYLFVLVAAIAGMNVMLVLLTGIVLTGIIGMLRGNIHFFEWTAKVGEGMESTFSIFLVAFLISGLVALIRYYGGIDWIVETMKKQARGRKSAEYSMGILSGILSAALVNNVVAILIAAPIAKEIGEASKIPPKRMASLLDIFAASALMVLPHDSGMLMAEQFGKVSYLEVLQYSFYPVILILCTIISIHLGMFKNKKRQNL from the coding sequence ATGTCAAACAATTTAAGAAGTCAGAAACATTATGGGGCTTTAGCATTATTACCGCTAGTTGTGTTTCTAGTGATTTATGTTGGCGTAGGTTTGTATTTTACAGTTATTGGGGCTGAGGGCGCCTTTGATAAATTACCACGTCATGTCGCCATTTTTATTGCTATCGCGATTGCATGGCTTGCTTATGACCGACAGACGCCTTTAATTAAAAAGGTGAGAATATTTACAGAAAATGCGGGATCGTCTGGCATTGCTGAGCTAGGATTAATCTTATTACTTGCAGGCGCTTTTGCAAGTGCTGCTAGCGCTTCAGGAGGTCAAGATGCACTTGTAAATATGGGGTTATCAATTATTCCTGCAAGTTTATTAATTCCAGGTATTTTTGCGATGAGTGCGTTTGTAGCAACAGCAATGGGAACCTCTACGGGTACACAAGCTGCATTTCTTCCTATTGGTGTGGCAGTAGCGCAATCAGCAGATTTAAATGTAGCAGCAGCGGCAGCAGCGGTTATTGCTGGTGCTTATTTTGGGGATAATTTATCAATTATTTCTGATACGACTATCGCTGCCACAACAGGTGTAGGCGCTAATATGAAAGACAAGTTTAGAGCCAATTTTATGATTGCGCTCCCAGCGGCGATAATTACTTTTGTCATTTACGCAATTGTTGGGGGAACAGGGAAAATAACGGGAGATTTGTCATTTAACTTTTTTGATATTCTGCCATATTTATTTGTCTTAGTAGCAGCTATCGCAGGTATGAATGTTATGCTAGTATTGCTCACAGGCATTGTTTTAACGGGAATTATTGGTATGTTGCGTGGTAATATTCACTTCTTTGAGTGGACGGCTAAAGTAGGAGAAGGAATGGAATCCACGTTCAGTATATTTTTAGTTGCATTTCTTATTTCAGGTTTAGTCGCATTAATTCGATATTATGGCGGTATTGATTGGATTGTCGAAACGATGAAAAAACAAGCCCGTGGACGTAAAAGTGCCGAATATTCGATGGGGATTTTGTCAGGAATTTTATCAGCAGCGTTAGTAAACAATGTTGTGGCAATTCTTATTGCTGCACCGATTGCTAAAGAAATAGGAGAAGCTTCAAAAATTCCTCCAAAGCGTATGGCAAGCCTTCTAGATATTTTTGCGGCGAGTGCTTTGATGGTGTTGCCACATGATAGCGGGATGTTAATGGCAGAACAATTTGGTAAAGTATCCTACCTTGAAGTTTTACAATATTCATTTTATCCTGTTATTTTGATTTTATGTACGATTATTTCCATTCACTTAGGTATGTTTAAAAATAAAAAACGACAAAACCTTTAA
- a CDS encoding CitMHS family transporter, which produces MQQESIWLTVVGLLIIVSIVGLLIAQRISPVVGMVLIPSMGALVLGYNIGDLVHFFNSGLDKVIHVAMMFIFAILFFGIMSDSGMFKSLVKRLILLTRGNVIIVCIVTVLIGIFAQLDGAGATTFLLSIPALLPLYKALNMSRYLLLLLLALSAAIMNMVPWGGPMARVASVLNIKNVNALWYGVIPVQLIGFVLLILFAIYLGIRENGRIKNSHASEEAQTQALDIHKIIAHYEKEQAEKFPVRGTAVNKPWIIWVNAVLTIIVIVIMLANIAPPEFAFLFGVVIALIINFPNVDEQMSRIKAHAPNALMMAIVIIAAGMFLGVLNETGMLKAVAVKLITIIPDAVGPYLHIIVGIFGVPLDLLTSTDAYYFALLPIVEQTASQFGVPPISTAYAMLIGNIIGTFVSPFSPALWLAIGLAEANMGTYIKYAFFWIWGFAVMMLIITVCIGVVTI; this is translated from the coding sequence ATGCAACAAGAAAGTATTTGGTTAACAGTTGTAGGATTACTCATTATTGTTTCTATTGTAGGGTTATTAATTGCGCAACGCATTAGCCCAGTGGTTGGTATGGTGTTAATACCAAGTATGGGTGCCCTTGTTTTAGGTTACAACATCGGAGACTTAGTACATTTTTTTAATAGTGGATTAGATAAAGTGATTCATGTTGCGATGATGTTTATTTTCGCTATTTTATTTTTCGGTATTATGAGTGATAGTGGTATGTTCAAGTCACTCGTTAAAAGGTTAATCTTACTTACTCGAGGGAATGTCATTATCGTCTGTATCGTGACAGTTTTAATTGGTATTTTCGCACAACTGGATGGAGCGGGCGCGACAACATTTTTACTCTCTATACCTGCACTATTGCCACTTTATAAAGCGTTGAATATGAGCCGTTATTTACTATTATTATTGTTAGCTTTAAGTGCAGCGATAATGAACATGGTGCCTTGGGGAGGACCGATGGCTCGTGTAGCGTCAGTATTAAATATAAAAAATGTTAATGCGTTATGGTACGGCGTAATTCCTGTTCAGTTAATTGGATTCGTACTTTTAATATTATTTGCGATATATTTAGGCATTAGAGAAAATGGGCGAATTAAAAATAGTCACGCTAGTGAAGAAGCGCAAACTCAAGCGCTAGATATTCATAAAATTATAGCGCACTATGAAAAAGAACAAGCAGAAAAATTTCCAGTGCGTGGAACTGCGGTGAATAAGCCTTGGATAATTTGGGTGAATGCGGTGCTAACCATTATTGTTATCGTTATAATGTTAGCTAATATTGCCCCACCTGAATTCGCCTTTTTGTTTGGAGTGGTCATTGCACTGATAATTAATTTTCCAAATGTAGATGAACAAATGAGTCGCATAAAAGCCCATGCTCCGAACGCATTAATGATGGCTATCGTTATTATAGCGGCAGGGATGTTTTTAGGAGTTTTAAATGAAACCGGCATGTTAAAAGCAGTGGCGGTAAAACTCATCACTATTATTCCGGATGCTGTCGGACCTTATTTACATATTATTGTTGGCATTTTTGGCGTACCACTTGATTTGCTTACGAGTACTGATGCATATTATTTTGCTTTATTACCTATTGTAGAACAAACGGCGAGTCAATTTGGTGTGCCACCAATTTCTACAGCATATGCGATGTTAATTGGCAATATTATCGGTACGTTTGTCAGTCCATTTTCGCCAGCATTATGGTTAGCAATTGGTCTTGCAGAGGCGAATATGGGGACGTATATTAAATACGCATTTTTCTGGATATGGGGATTTGCCGTTATGATGCTCATCATTACGGTATGCATTGGTGTGGTGACGATTTAA
- the gltS gene encoding sodium/glutamate symporter, translating into MIELNEISTLCLAVFLLLIGHAIVNRVAIFSRLSIPSPVIGGLIFAILTAILSSTGILTIKLNGKFFQEFFMLAFFTTIGLGASFKLLKLGGKVLIIYWLLCGVLATMQNVIGVSLSKVLGIDPLLGLTAGAMSMEGGHGNAAAYGQTIQDLGINSAVTAALAAATLGLVAGGLIGGPVVRYLIKKHDLAPRQLDSEQKDYSEIEENTHLHKRFNFSEVFFIQIAILLFCMALGTYLGDLLSEKTGINIPLYVVSMFLAVIIRNISEFGNLHLIDLKFTNHIGDISLSIFLSIALMSINIVEIYDLALPLVIIVIFQIIFVALFSIFVVFRLLGKDYDAAVMIGGFIGHGLGATPNAMANLDVITKKFGNSPRAYLVVPIVGAFLVDLLGVPIITTFINFLKH; encoded by the coding sequence ATGATTGAATTAAATGAAATATCAACCTTGTGCCTTGCCGTGTTTTTATTATTAATCGGACATGCCATTGTCAACAGGGTCGCTATATTTAGCCGTTTGAGTATCCCGTCCCCGGTAATAGGTGGTTTAATATTTGCAATTTTAACAGCAATTTTATCAAGCACTGGAATTTTAACAATTAAATTAAACGGAAAGTTTTTCCAAGAATTTTTCATGTTAGCCTTTTTCACAACGATTGGTTTAGGCGCTTCGTTTAAGCTCCTAAAACTTGGTGGAAAGGTGCTTATTATTTATTGGCTTCTTTGTGGTGTGCTTGCTACAATGCAAAACGTTATAGGTGTCTCTCTTTCAAAAGTATTAGGTATCGATCCGCTACTTGGTTTAACAGCAGGTGCGATGTCTATGGAAGGTGGGCATGGGAATGCTGCCGCATATGGCCAAACAATTCAAGATTTAGGTATAAACTCAGCAGTAACGGCCGCCCTTGCAGCAGCCACTTTAGGTTTAGTAGCTGGCGGACTCATTGGTGGACCTGTAGTACGTTATCTTATTAAAAAACACGACCTAGCACCGAGGCAATTAGACAGCGAACAAAAAGATTACTCAGAAATCGAAGAAAATACACATTTACATAAGCGTTTTAATTTTTCAGAAGTATTTTTTATCCAAATTGCCATTTTACTATTCTGTATGGCACTTGGAACATATCTCGGAGATTTATTAAGTGAAAAAACAGGTATTAATATTCCACTTTATGTTGTTTCGATGTTTCTCGCAGTAATCATTCGAAATATCTCAGAATTTGGAAATCTTCATCTTATTGATTTAAAATTCACGAATCATATTGGTGACATTTCATTAAGCATATTCTTATCTATTGCACTTATGAGCATTAATATTGTTGAAATTTATGATTTAGCGTTACCACTTGTTATTATCGTTATTTTTCAAATTATCTTTGTCGCGTTATTCTCAATCTTTGTTGTTTTCCGTTTACTCGGCAAAGATTATGACGCTGCAGTAATGATTGGTGGTTTCATAGGTCACGGGTTAGGTGCGACACCAAACGCGATGGCTAACTTAGATGTTATTACTAAAAAATTCGGTAATTCACCAAGAGCATATCTAGTCGTTCCAATTGTAGGCGCATTTTTAGTTGATTTACTTGGTGTACCAATCATTACAACATTTATTAATTTTTTAAAACACTAA